In Longimicrobium sp., the genomic stretch GCCCCGAACGGCGACGCGAGCGCGCGCCGTGGTCGGGGCTTCTGGTATCCGAGCGGCGGGTTTACCCGCTCAGGTTGGCCGTACGGCCGTCGGCGGACCGATCAGCGGAGGTAGGGCGCCACGTTGTCGGCGATGTCCTGCAACTCGGCGTCGGTCAGAGCTAGCCGGTGGCGGAGTTCCGCCCAGCGCTGCACGACCCGCGCACCGTCGGCCGTGGTGGCATCCGAGCCGTAGAGAATGCGGTCCATCCCGATCTGGCGGAGCCGCTCCGTGATCTCCCGCAGCGCATCCTCCGAGCCCTGCGCCCCCGGCACGATCTCCGTCAGGTCGAAGTACAGGTTCCGCGTCCTGGGGTCGCCCGCGGCGATGGCGGCCGCGTAGACGGCCAGCGGCTCCGCGCGGTACTGGTTGCCGCCCCACAGGTGGGCAATCTGCACGGGCACGTCCGGCGCCGCCGGCAGAAGGTGCTCCAGGAACGCCTCGGCGTGTGCCCGCGCGTACTCGCCGCGCGCCTCGGAGTGCACCACGATGGCCATCCCCTCTTCGTTGGCGGCCTGGAACACCCGCCGCACCTTTTCCACGTGCTCGGGGTTCAGCACGTCTACCCTGCTGCCGCGAAAGTGCATCTTGATGCCTTTCATCCCCAGCTCGCGGCGGCATCGCCGCAGCTCGGCCACGGCAAAGTCCAGCAGCGGGCGGATGCCGCAGAAGCCCACCAGCCGGTCCGGGTAGCGCGCGATCTGCGCCGCCGTCCAGTCGTTCTCCGCGCGCGTGGTAGCCTCGTCGTTGTGCCAGTACCCCACGGAGAGCACCACCGCGCGGTCGATCCCCGCCTCGTCCAGGTTGTCGATCAGGTCGTCCGCGGTGATCACCTTCTCGAACTGCCATTCGGGGATGGGCATCAGCGTCTCGCTGGCGATGCGCCAGGTCCCCCGCGCGTCCCTGCGCAGGCCCGTGGAAAAGGTCATCACCGCGCGGCCAGACGACACGCTGAGCACCTCGCCCGCCACGTGCGCGACGGACCCATCCATCGAGAGCGAGCTGGCGACGAACCGTCTGTTCGGCTGCATCGCATCCACCAGCGCGGCGGCCGCCTCACGCCCCTGCACCCACGGCAGCGTCTCTTCCGT encodes the following:
- a CDS encoding amidohydrolase family protein is translated as MIPRLTLSLPNRPASALWTYALAVASTLTAAQGCAPPVDPGIPAPAERPAAAAPSARAQRARIIPLVDHHQHIMGPASASKRPAPPPPVALPAALDSLLRERGRLSGSAEAGALYTDDAQVVDLTEETLPWVQGREAAAALVDAMQPNRRFVASSLSMDGSVAHVAGEVLSVSSGRAVMTFSTGLRRDARGTWRIASETLMPIPEWQFEKVITADDLIDNLDEAGIDRAVVLSVGYWHNDEATTRAENDWTAAQIARYPDRLVGFCGIRPLLDFAVAELRRCRRELGMKGIKMHFRGSRVDVLNPEHVEKVRRVFQAANEEGMAIVVHSEARGEYARAHAEAFLEHLLPAAPDVPVQIAHLWGGNQYRAEPLAVYAAAIAAGDPRTRNLYFDLTEIVPGAQGSEDALREITERLRQIGMDRILYGSDATTADGARVVQRWAELRHRLALTDAELQDIADNVAPYLR